The Amycolatopsis umgeniensis DNA segment TCAAGGATGTCTACGCCACCCTCGCGAGCGCGGGGCGCTGCCTGCCCGCGGGATCCTGTCCCAGCGTCGGCATCGCCGGGCTGACGCTCGGCGGCGGAATCGGTGTCCTCGCCCGCAAATACGGGCTCACGTGTGATCACCTGGTGTCCGCGCAGGTCGCCACGGCGGACGGAAAGCTGCGGACGGCCTCGGCCGATTCCGAGCCGGAGTTGTTCTGGGCGTTGCGCGGGGGAGGTGGCGGTAATTTCGGTGTCGTCACCTCGTTCACCTTCCGCACCGATCCGTCGCCCTCGGTCGTCTCGGTGTTCTCGCTGCATTTCCCGGCGGGCAGCGCGAACGACGTCCTCGCCGAGTGGCAACGATGGCTGCCCGAAGCGCCGCCGGAGCTGTGGGCGAACGTCGTGCTGTCGGGAGGATCTCCGGTCGGTGCGCGGGTTTCCGGCTGCTACGTCGGCGACTCCGCTTCACTGGGTCGGGAGCTGGACAAGCTGACCAGCAAGGTCAAGGGAACGCGGACGGTGAAGCAGCTCGACTATCTCGGCGCCATGAAGTACTTCTCCGGCAGCGAGAATCGTCAGTCCTTTGTGGCCTCATCGCGGATACTCGGTGAACCGACGGATCCCGCGAAGCTGACCTCGATCCTCAACGGCAGGCGAGGCATGGACCTGCTGGTCGACGGCCTCGGCGGGGCGGTCGCCGACATCGCTCCGGACGCCACCGCGTTCTGGCATCGCAAGGCGATCGGCAGTGTGCAGATCTACAGCCAGGCGGATACGCGTAACCGTTCCGTGGCAACGGGTTCCGTCGCCGAGGTGGTGACGGGGATCGGGTTGAGCGGGGGCTACGTCAACTACATCGACCCCGGCCTGCCCGACTGGATGACGGCCTACTACGGCGACAACGCCACTCGCCTCAAGCAGGTGGCGAAGACCTACGACCCGGACAAGGTGTTCGGGTTCGCGCAGGCCGTCACCCCGGCTTAAAGGTCGATGCCGGTGAAGACGGTGACGCGTTCCTCGGTGAGGTCGTGCATCGCGGCGAGAACGCCTTCCCGGCCGACGCCCGATCCCTTGACGCCGCCGTAGGGCATCTGGTCCGCGCGGTAGGACGGGACGTCGCCGATGATCACGCCGCCGACTTCGAGTTCTGTCGAGGCGTAGAAGGCGAGATGCACGTCGCGGGTGAACACTCCGGCCTGCAAACCGTAAGCGGATTCGTTGACCGAGGCGAAAGCCTCGTCGACACCATCCACAATGGACACGGCGAGCACCGGGCCGAAGATCTCCTCCGCCCAGGCCTTTGTGGACGGTGGGACGTCGGTGAGCACGGTCGGCTCCACCGTCGCGCCGTCCCGCTTGCCGCCGGTGAGGATCTTCGCGCCCGCGGCGACGGCCTCGTCGATCCAGGCCACGATCCGCTCGGCGGCGGCCTCGTCGACGACCGGTCCCACGTCGGTGTTCTTGTCGTAAGGGTCGCCGGTTTGCTGTGCTTGCACGGCTTCCACCAGCGCGGGCACGAATTCTTCGGCGACCTCGCGTTCGACGATGACGCGCTGCACGGCGATGCAGGACTGCCCGGCCTGGTAGTTGCTGAAGGTCGCGATGCGATGGGCCGCGCCTTCGGGATCCGGCCAGTCGCGAAGTACGACGGCGGCCGCGTTGCCGCCGAGTTCGAGCACGACGTGCTTGCGCGGCGCGGCGTCCGCGAGCGACCAGCCGACCGGACCCGAACCGGTGAACGAAACGACCGGCAGACGGGGATCCGCGACCAGCGACGAAGTCTCCTCGTTGCCGAGCGGTAGCACTGAGAACGCGCCTTCCGGCAGGTCCGTCTCGGCCAGGATCTCGCCGAGGATCAATGCGGCCAGCGGTGTCCGCGGCGCGGGTTTGACGATGATCGGCGCGCCGACCGCGAGTGAGGGCGCGACCTTGTGTGCCACCAGGTTCAGCGGGAAGTTGAACGGCGCGATGCCCAGCACCGGGCCGCGCGGAATCCGGCGGGTGAGCGCCAGCCTGCCTTCACCGGCCGGGTCGGTGTCCAGTCGCTGGAGGTCGCCGCTGAACCGGCGGGCCTCTTCGGCGGCGATCCGGAACACCGACACCGCGCGCCGCACCTCGGCTTCGGCCCACTTGAGCGGTTTGCCGTTCTCGGCGGTGATGACCTCGGCGATCTCCTCGGCGCGGCCCGCGAGAACCCGCGAAACATGGTCGAGCGCCGCGGCGCGGCTGTGCGCCGAGGACCGTCGGAACTCCTTCGCGACGCTCGCCGCCGCGCTCACCGCTCGTTCGACCTGCTCCGGGCCGGGCACCGCGACGGTGGCGACTTCGCTTCCGTCGTAGGGGTGGTGCACGGTGAGCGTCGAAGCGCCCTGCTCGGCGCGGCCGGCGATCCAGGCGGGGCGCGGTTCCGGGGTGATCATGTCCATGGATGACAAGGTATTCCAGTCAGGGTTTGACCAGCACCTTGAGCGCTTCGCGATCCGCCATCGCGCGGTAACCCTCGGGGACCTCTTCGAGCCCGATGGTCCGGTCGAACACCTTGCCCGGGTGGTACCTGCCCTCGACGACGTCGTCGAGCAGCTCGGGGATGTAGTGGCGTGCGGGGGCGACGCCGCCGGTGACGGTGATGTTGCGGCGGAAGAGCGGCGGGCCGATAGGGCCTTCTTCGTACTGCGGCACACCGACGCGGCTGATCGTGCCGCCCGGGCGGACCGCGCCGACGCCCATCTCGAAGGCGGGCTTCGTGCCGACGCATTCGAGAACGGTGTGAGTGCCTTCGCCGTTCGTCAGCTCTCGGACCTTCTCGATGCCTTCGTCGCCGCGCTCGGAGACGACGTCCGTCGCGCCGAACTCGCGCCCGAGGTCCGTGCGGGCTCGATGACGACCCATCAGGATGATGCGCTCGGCGCCGAGACGCTTCGCCGCGAGGACCGCGGAGAGGCCGACGGCGCCATCGCCGATGACGGTGACCGTCGTGCGCTCGTTCACGCCCGCCTTGGTCGCGGCGTGATGGCCCGTCGGGAACACGTCGGAGAGGGTGAGGAGCCCCGCGAGCAGGTCGTCGTCCTCGGTGTGCGGCAGTTTGACGAGGGTGCCGTCGGCCTGTGGGACACGGACGGCCTCGCCCTGGCCGGCGTCGACGCCCTTCGCGCCCCAGAAGCCGCCGTGCAGGCACGACGTGTGGAGGCCTTCGCGGCAGAACTGGCACGTGTTGTCGGAGTAGACGAAGGGCGCGACGACCAGGTCGCCGGTTTTGAGCGTGGTGACGTCGGAGCCGATGGCCTCGACGACGCCGAGGAACTCGTGCCCGATCCGGACGCCGCGATCGCGCGCGGGCATGCTGCCGTACGGCCAGAGGTCGCTGCCGCAGATGCACGAGCGGACGACGCGGAGGAGGGCGTCCGTCGGTTCGCTCAGTTTCGGGTCCGGGACGGTCTCGACACGCACGTCGCCGGCGCCGTAGATGACTGTCGCTCGCAAGACGAGGTCCTTTCCTGGGCTCGCCTCAGTATGGGCGCGTCGCCTTTAGCGGGCTAATCGCGACGCGCGTGGAGGTCGCGCAGCAGGAGGATCTCGGCGCCGTGGTGGATGGCCTCGCGGTTGATGTGCAGGACCAGGGCCACGAACGGGTACTCCGCATAGGGGCCCTCGGCCTCGCCACAGGGGCGCTCGAGGTCTTCGGCGGTGAGGCCGCGGACGCCGTCACGCCAGCGCGCGTAGGCGTCGTCGAGCTGCTCCAGCGCTTCCTTGGCGGAGGCCGCGTAGGGGAAGGTCTGATAGTCGACGGGCGGGCCGTCGAAATGCGACGCGTTCCGCATCGCGAAGACGCCGATGACGATGTGGGCGAGGCGCCAGGCGATCGTCGTCACCGGCGGCGGTGAGGGCTCGGGGTACGCCCAATCGATCATCAGGCGGCCGTCCTCCTGAGGACGGATCGACCAGCAGTCCTCGGCGGGCTCCCAGAAGTATTCGTCGTCGGTGAGGGTGTCCAGCCGCGGCCGGAGGTGCTGCGTCCAGTGCCAGTCGAGCTGTTCGGAAAGTTCCTTGCTCCAGTCGATGCTCATATTCCTGGACGGTAGGCCCACTCGAGGTCAGCCGCTGTCCTGAATCGGGAGGGGGTTGGCGGCGGGGTGACCGGGCCCACCTGGGACGATGGTGGGGAAGCGTACTGCTCTGATCTGGAGGTTTCAGGTGCCCAGTCCCACCGGTCCGGTAATCGTCGTGGACTTCGGGGCGCAGTACGCGCAGCTGATCGCGCGCCGCGTGCGCGAGGCGCAGGTCTACTCCGAGGTCGTCCCGCACACCGCCAGCGCCGAGGACGTCCTCGCCAAGGATCCGGCTGCGATCATCCTTTCCGGTGGTCCTTCCAGCGTGTACGCGGAGAACGCCCCCGCCCTCGCCCCCGGGCTGGTCGACGCGGGCGTGCCGATCCTCGGCATCTGCTACGGCCACCAGGTGCTCGCGCAGGCCCTCGGCGGCACGGTCGAGCCGACCGGGATCCGCGAATTCGGCCGCACCGAGGTCCGCGTCGCCGGCGAGGGCGGCGTCCTGCACGCCGGGCTGCCGAACAGCCAGCCCGCGTGGATGAGCCACAACGACAGCGTGACCAAGGCTCCCGAGGGCGCCACCGTGACAGCGTCGAGCGACGGTGCCGCCGTCGCCGGATTCGAAGACGTCGAGCGTCGCTTCGCCGGCGTTCAGTACCACCCCGAGGTGCACCACTCGCCGCACGGACAAGAGGTGCTTCGCCGCTTCCTGCACGACATCGCGGGCATCCGGCCGCAGTGGACGACGTCGTCCATCGTCGACGACCAGGTCAAGCGCATCGCCGAACAGGTCGGCGACGGCCGGGCTATCTGCGGGCTCTCCGGCGGTGTCGACTCGGCCGTGGCCGCCGCGCTGGTCCAGCGGGCCATCGGTGACCGGCTGACCTGCGTGTTCGTCGACCACGGGCTGCTTCGCTCCGGTGAGCGCACCCAGGTCGAGCGCGATTTCGTCGCCGCGACCGGGGTCAACCTGGTGACCGTCGACGCGCGCGAGCGGTTCCTCGACGCGCTGGCCGGGGTCACCGACCCCGAGGAGAAGCGCAAGATCATCGGCCGCGAGTTCATCCGCGTGTTCGAGCAGGCCGAGCGTGACCTCAAGGCCGAGGGTGACTACAAGTTCCTGGTCCAGGGCACGCTGTACCCGGACGTCGTCGAATCCGGCGGCGGCGAGGGCGCGGCGAACATCAAGAGCCACCACAACGTCGGCGGGCTGCCCGACGACCTGCAGTTCGAGCTCGTCGAGCCGCTGCGCCTGCTGTTCAAGGACGAGGTGCGGCGCGTCGGGCTGGAGCTCGGGCTGCCGGAGACGATCGTGCAGCGGCAGCCGTTCCCCGGGCCGGGACTCGGCATCCGGATCATCGGCGCCGTCGACGCCGAGCGGCTCGAGACGCTGCGCGCGGCCGACGCCATCGCGCGCGAGGAGCTCACCGCGGCCGGGCTGGACGGTGAGATCTGGCAGTGCCCGGTGGTGCTGCTGGCCGACGTCCGCAGTGTCGGCGTCCAGGGCGACGGGCGGACCTACGGGCATCCGATCGTGCTGCGGCCGGTGTCGTCCGAGGACGCGATGACCGCGGACTGGACGCGGCTGCCCTACGAGGTCCTGGAGCGGATCTCGACCCGCATCACCAACGAGGTCGCCGAGGTGAACCGGGTGGTCCTGGACGTCACGTCCAAGCCGCCGGGCACCATCGAGTGGGAGTGACCCGTCCCCGCCCGACCCGCGTTTAGCGGGCTAATCGCGATCTGGGGGCCTCGGGCACCTGGGCGACCGGATCGCGATTAGGGGGCTAAAGTCGCTCCGCTCCGCAGGTGGGAGCAAGGCGAAGGCCCCGGCGAGGGGCCGGGGCCTTCAGGAGTGGGGTGGATCGTGAGAGCGGCCGCTAGCGGCGGCTCTTGCGCACCGACGCGGCGAGCAGCAGGACACCGACGAAGATCGCGCCGCCCGCCATCACCCAGCGGAAGTCGAACTGCGGGAGCCACGAGGAGCCGTCCGAGAGGACGTAACCCGAAACCAGCAGCGTCGCGATCCCGACGACCAGGGTGAAGACGTCCACCCCGCGCTTCGCGGGCTGAGCCGACTGGGCCTGCGTGCTGTCGTAGTTGTCGTAGTCGTACTCAGCCACGACGCACCTCCACGTTTCCGACGCTGTTCTTGACCTGCAGGACGATCTTCTGGCCGCTGGTGCCCGCCGAAGTGAAGTCGACGGCGTCCTCACCGACCCCCGAGCGGGACTGGCCGAGGCAGTCGACGTCGCCCGCACCCGTCTCGCAGGAGACCTTCACTTCGGCACCCATCGGCACGAGCACCGTCGAGTTGCCGGCCCCGCTGGAGACCTTCGTGGTCACCGACGCTCCCGCGGGCAGCTTGGTCAGGTCGATGTCGATGTCCCCCGCCGAGCGGTGGTACTCCGGCAGCACCTCCGACACCTGGCTCGGCGTGGCCTTCAGGTCGCCGAGGCCGCCCTTCACGGAGAAGTTCTCGAACGGCACCGTGGTCAGCGCCATCCCGACGATCGCCAGCGGCACCGCCAGCCCGATCAGTCCGCGACCGCCCCGCACGAACGAACCGGCCACCAGTCCGATGCCGACCACACCCAGGGTGAGCCCGACGACGTGCTGCAGGGTGAACCACGCCTCGCCGTCCAAGCCCAGGACGGTGCCGACCCCACCGACCAGCACGGCGATCCCGAAGGTCGCGACGCCGATCTTCGACTTCCGGCCGCGGGGCACCGGCGGCGCGGGAGGCGGCGGGGGGCTCTGCGGCGGCAGCCCGCCGGACGGCGACGCGTTCGGCAGGTCCCAGGCGGACGGGTCCGCCGCGAGCGGGTCCCAGCCACCCGCGGTCGCCGTCGAGGCGGAGGCCGCCGAAGACGCCGACGCCATCGAGAACGCTGCGGTCGGTTGAGCCGGAGCGGGCTGCACCGGCCGGTTGAACTGCCCGCGGTTGCGGTGCAGCAAGTACAGCGCGACGGCCATCAGCGCGAAACCGATCAGGCCGGTGCCGTCGGTCATCCAGCCGCCGCTCAGGGTCCAGGTGAGTCCCGGGAACAGCAGGATCAGCAGCAGTACCGCGAACGCGGGCGAACTCGACGAGCGGCCCCGTCCGATCAGGCCCTCGAACGCGGAAACGCGGTCGCCTTCCTGCGGCAGGAACAGCCAGCCCAGCAGATAGACGAAGACACCGAAGCCGCCGAACACGGTCGCGGCGACCAGCGCCACCCGGACCACGGTCGGGTCGATGCCGTACCGGTAGCCGATCCCCGCGGCGACACCGGCGAACTTGCGGCCGTGTGCCGGGCGGACCGGCCTGCTCCGCCAGAAATCCTTGACGGTCTCTTCGAAGCCGGCCGCGGGGCCGCGCTTCGGCGTGTGTGTCTCACTCCCACTCATGCCACAAAGAATGCGCCCCGGCCGACCCCCGCCACATCCGGGAACGTCCCTGAGGTTTCCCCCAGCGGGAAGAGTCAGGGGTTTCCCCGATGGATCAGTGCCACACTCCATGTGACCATGGAGAACGTGCAGGAATCCGTCCCCGACGAGCTCGCCGAGCAGGTGAAGCCGACGATCATCGAGCGCACTCCGGTGCCCGTGCCCGGCAGCCTGCCCTTGACGCCGTTCGAACCGCCCAAGATGTACCGCCGACGGTCCGGCCGCGCCATCGCGGGCGTCGCCGGCGGCCTCGCCGACCACCTCGGCGTCAAGGTGCTCTGGGTCCGGACGGCGTTCGCGTTGCTGGCCGCGCTGAACGGCATGGGCTTGCTCGCGTACGGCCTGCTCTGGGTGTTCGTCCAGCAGCAGTCCGGTGAGGTCGAGCCGGAGAAATCCGCGCCGAAGGAAAAGCAGCAGGCGTTCGGCCTGATGGCGCTGGGTGTCGGCCTCGCCGTCGCCAGCGGCACGCTGACCGGCCTGATCAGCGGCTGGGTCGCCATCCCGCTGGCCTTGGCCATGATCGGCGCGGCCGTCGTCTGGCGCGAGGCCGACGAATCGCAGCGCAGGCGTTGGCGTCTCGGCGCCAAGGGCAGTGTCGCCGGGGCGTTCCTCGGCGGCGGAGGCTGGTCGGCCGCGATCCGGGTCGTCGCGGGCGTCGCGCTGGTGATGACCGGGATCGGCGTCGTCGTCCTGCAGAGCGGCAGTATCGACCAGGTCAAGTTCGCGCTGGTCGCGGTGATCGCGACGCTGTTCGGGGTGGCCGTGCTGACCGTCCCGTTCTGGCTGCGCCTGGTCCGCGACCTCTCCGACGAGCGCACCGCCCGCGTCCGCACCGACGAACGCGCCGAGATCGCTGCACATCTGCACGACTCGGTCCTGCAGACCCTCGCGCTGATCCAGAAGCAGGCGGAATCGCCGCGTGAGGTCGCCAGGCTCGCGCGCGGCCAGGAACGTGAGCTGCGTGGCTGGTTGTACGGGCCGACGGGGTACGGCAAGAGCCAGAAGACCGAGGAGGAAGCCGTCAGCGGGCAGTTGTCCGAGGTGCTCGCGGCCGCGTGCGGCGAGGTCGAGGACGCGTTCGCGATTTCGGTGCAGCAGGTCGTCGTGGGGGAGGCCACGCTGAACGAGCCGCTGACCGCACTGGTCCAGGCTGCCCGCGAAGCGATCGTCAACGCCGCCAAGCACGCGGGAGTCGACGAGGTCAGCGTGTACGCCGAGGTCGAGCCGACGGCGGTGACGGTTTTCGTACGTGACAGGGGCAAGGGGTTCGACCCCGACGTGGTGCCGAATGATCGGCACGGTCTCGCCGATTCCATCCGGGGGCGGATGGAACGGCACGGCGGGAAGCTCAAACTGCGTACCGCACCGGGTGAAGGAACCGAGGTCCAGCTGGAGATGCCGGTCAAAGCGGGGAAGGGTGCGGCGTGAGGTCGCTATGCTCACTCCCACAGGGCGAGTGAGGGAGCATCGTGACGGAGAACCAGCAGACGCGGGAGCCGGTCAAGGTCTTCCTCGTCGACGACCACGCGCTTTTCCGGGCGGGCGTGCGCACCGAACTGGACTCGATCACCGACGACGTCCGCGTGGTCGGTGAGGCGGGCTCGGTGGCCGAGGCGGTCGCGGGGATCGCCAGGACGAAGCCGCAGGTCGTGCTGCTCGACGTGCACATGCCGGACGGCGGCGGCGCCGAGGTGCTGCGCCGGGTCCGGCCGGAACTGCCGGACGTCGTGTTCCTCGCGCTTTCGGTCTCCGACGCCGCGGAGGACGTGATCGCCGTGATCCGCGCCGGGGCGCGAGGGTACGTCACGAAGACGATCTCGTCGAAGGAACTCGTGCGCGCCGTCGTGCGGGTCTCGGACGGCGACGCGGTGTTCTCGCCGCGGCTGGCCGGGTTCGTGCTCGACGCTTTCGCCGACCGGCCGGGTTCCGCGCCGATCAGCGACCCGGACCTGGACCTGCTGACGCCGCGGGAACGCGACGTGCTGCGGCTGCTCGCGCGCGGGTACGCGTACAAGGAGATCGCGTCGGAGCTGTTCATCTCGGTGAAGACCGTCGAGACGCACGTTTCGAGCGTGCTGCGGAAGACGCAGCTTTCGAACCGGTACGAGCTTTCGCGGTGGGCTTCCGACCGGCGCCTCGTCTAGATGGCGCCTGTTCTCATCGGCTTGGTGGCCGTGTTCTTCCTGGGGATGGGGCTGCTCGGGCTCGCCGCGCCGAGGCGGCTGATCCAGCCGTTCGGGATCAAATTGGACTCCGCGACCGCTCGGACAGAGGTGCGCGCGGTCTATGGCGGCTTCGGGGTGGCCATCGCGGTGCTGCTCGGTTTCGCGGCCTTCGACGTCGGCGGGATCCAGCGGGGTGCCGCGATCGCGGTGGCCGTCGCGCTCGCCGGGATGGCCTTCGGACGGCTGGTCGCGCGGTTCGCGGAACGGCCCGAACGGTTCTACCCGAGCTGGCTCTACTTCTGGGTCGAGCTGGTCATGGCCGCCCTGCTCGTCGTCTCGGTCCTCTGACGACACGTCGCCTTTAGCGGGCTAATCGCGATCCGGCGAGCCCGCCCCCCAGGCCCCACCGCGTCGCGATTAGCCCGCTAAAGTCGCTCCGCCGGTCTGGGCGGGTGCCCGGGCGGGCGGAGCGCGTTTAGCCCGCTAAACGCAGGTCACGGGGCCGCGTCCCCGGCCGCGGCGAGGGGGCGCTCCACCACGGGGGCGGTAGCAAAGGTCCCCCGCTCTTTCGGGCGGAGCCGGGTCAGCGCGACCCCGCCCAGCACGACGACCATCCCGGCGATCACCCGGAAGTTCAGCGGCTCGGCCAGGAACACCGCCCCCAGCAGCACCGAGACCACCGGCAGCAGGTAGCCGACGATCGACGCCGCGACGGCGCCCTCACTGGCGAGGAGCTGGTAGTTCAGCGCGAAAGCGATCCCGGTCGACCCGATCCCCAGGATCACGACCGCGACGATCGCGCCGGTGCTCAGGTGCACCGGTTCGAAACCGCCCATCGGCATCGCCAGCAGCAGGAACCCGGTCGCGAGCAGCATCTGCCCGCCCGCGAGCGACATCGGCGAGTCGCCGGTGCCGGTGAGGTACTTGCCCTCGTACACGAACGCGAACCCGTAGCTCGCGGCCGCCGCGAGGCAGGCCAGCGCGCCCCAGCTGAGCAGACCGGAGGCTTCCCACGGCGCGAAGATCAGCAGGATCCCGGTGAGTCCGACGACGAGCCCGGCGACGCGGACCGCGGTCATCTTGGTCCGCGTGCCCAGCATCGGTGCGGCCAGCAGCACCCACAGCGGCGTCGTCGAGTTCAGGACGCCGGTGATCCCGGAGTCGACGGTCAGCTCACCCCACGCGAACAGCAGGAACGGCAGCGCGTTGTGGAAGAACGCCGCGACGGCCAGATGTCCCCAGATCCGCCGACCCGACGGCAGCCTGTCCCGGCCGAGATAACAGAGCCCGATCAGGACCGCCGCGCCGAGCGCCACCCGCGCCAGCACCAGCTGCACCGGCGAGAACGCGCCGAGCCCCAGTTTGATCCAGAAGAAGCTCGATCCCCACATGAGCGCCAGCGCGCCGATCCGCAGCAGGGTCTTCGTCTCGCCCACCCAGTCCTCCTTATGTGCCTGGCTCAGCTTCACTGCGCCGACGCGTAAGGACAAGCGAAAATAACTGCATGGAGAGTTAAGAAGAACTGTAAGATCAGACCATGCTGGACGTCCGCCGCATGCAGGTCCTCCGAGCCGTGATCAGCAGCGGTTCGATCACCGCCGCCGCCCGGAACCTTGGCTACACACCTTCCGCGATCAGCCAGCAATTGTCCACCCTGG contains these protein-coding regions:
- a CDS encoding FAD-binding oxidoreductase, with protein sequence MKLGRRNFLKLAGAAAAGAAATACSAAPPAQAPTSAPGTSLPPSTGVTPPSGPPDWAALRNKVSLLLPGDSGYENAKRVFNPAFDGLKPAAIAKCAKPEDVQAAVEAAARRVPIAARSGGHSYAGYSVPDAGLMIDLGGMSSVDVQGEQVVIGAGAKLKDVYATLASAGRCLPAGSCPSVGIAGLTLGGGIGVLARKYGLTCDHLVSAQVATADGKLRTASADSEPELFWALRGGGGGNFGVVTSFTFRTDPSPSVVSVFSLHFPAGSANDVLAEWQRWLPEAPPELWANVVLSGGSPVGARVSGCYVGDSASLGRELDKLTSKVKGTRTVKQLDYLGAMKYFSGSENRQSFVASSRILGEPTDPAKLTSILNGRRGMDLLVDGLGGAVADIAPDATAFWHRKAIGSVQIYSQADTRNRSVATGSVAEVVTGIGLSGGYVNYIDPGLPDWMTAYYGDNATRLKQVAKTYDPDKVFGFAQAVTPA
- a CDS encoding PspC domain-containing protein, which produces MTMENVQESVPDELAEQVKPTIIERTPVPVPGSLPLTPFEPPKMYRRRSGRAIAGVAGGLADHLGVKVLWVRTAFALLAALNGMGLLAYGLLWVFVQQQSGEVEPEKSAPKEKQQAFGLMALGVGLAVASGTLTGLISGWVAIPLALAMIGAAVVWREADESQRRRWRLGAKGSVAGAFLGGGGWSAAIRVVAGVALVMTGIGVVVLQSGSIDQVKFALVAVIATLFGVAVLTVPFWLRLVRDLSDERTARVRTDERAEIAAHLHDSVLQTLALIQKQAESPREVARLARGQERELRGWLYGPTGYGKSQKTEEEAVSGQLSEVLAAACGEVEDAFAISVQQVVVGEATLNEPLTALVQAAREAIVNAAKHAGVDEVSVYAEVEPTAVTVFVRDRGKGFDPDVVPNDRHGLADSIRGRMERHGGKLKLRTAPGEGTEVQLEMPVKAGKGAA
- a CDS encoding aldehyde dehydrogenase family protein; protein product: MDMITPEPRPAWIAGRAEQGASTLTVHHPYDGSEVATVAVPGPEQVERAVSAAASVAKEFRRSSAHSRAAALDHVSRVLAGRAEEIAEVITAENGKPLKWAEAEVRRAVSVFRIAAEEARRFSGDLQRLDTDPAGEGRLALTRRIPRGPVLGIAPFNFPLNLVAHKVAPSLAVGAPIIVKPAPRTPLAALILGEILAETDLPEGAFSVLPLGNEETSSLVADPRLPVVSFTGSGPVGWSLADAAPRKHVVLELGGNAAAVVLRDWPDPEGAAHRIATFSNYQAGQSCIAVQRVIVEREVAEEFVPALVEAVQAQQTGDPYDKNTDVGPVVDEAAAERIVAWIDEAVAAGAKILTGGKRDGATVEPTVLTDVPPSTKAWAEEIFGPVLAVSIVDGVDEAFASVNESAYGLQAGVFTRDVHLAFYASTELEVGGVIIGDVPSYRADQMPYGGVKGSGVGREGVLAAMHDLTEERVTVFTGIDL
- a CDS encoding PspC domain-containing protein, encoding MSGSETHTPKRGPAAGFEETVKDFWRSRPVRPAHGRKFAGVAAGIGYRYGIDPTVVRVALVAATVFGGFGVFVYLLGWLFLPQEGDRVSAFEGLIGRGRSSSSPAFAVLLLILLFPGLTWTLSGGWMTDGTGLIGFALMAVALYLLHRNRGQFNRPVQPAPAQPTAAFSMASASSAASASTATAGGWDPLAADPSAWDLPNASPSGGLPPQSPPPPPAPPVPRGRKSKIGVATFGIAVLVGGVGTVLGLDGEAWFTLQHVVGLTLGVVGIGLVAGSFVRGGRGLIGLAVPLAIVGMALTTVPFENFSVKGGLGDLKATPSQVSEVLPEYHRSAGDIDIDLTKLPAGASVTTKVSSGAGNSTVLVPMGAEVKVSCETGAGDVDCLGQSRSGVGEDAVDFTSAGTSGQKIVLQVKNSVGNVEVRRG
- a CDS encoding DinB family protein codes for the protein MSIDWSKELSEQLDWHWTQHLRPRLDTLTDDEYFWEPAEDCWSIRPQEDGRLMIDWAYPEPSPPPVTTIAWRLAHIVIGVFAMRNASHFDGPPVDYQTFPYAASAKEALEQLDDAYARWRDGVRGLTAEDLERPCGEAEGPYAEYPFVALVLHINREAIHHGAEILLLRDLHARRD
- a CDS encoding zinc-dependent alcohol dehydrogenase family protein, giving the protein MRATVIYGAGDVRVETVPDPKLSEPTDALLRVVRSCICGSDLWPYGSMPARDRGVRIGHEFLGVVEAIGSDVTTLKTGDLVVAPFVYSDNTCQFCREGLHTSCLHGGFWGAKGVDAGQGEAVRVPQADGTLVKLPHTEDDDLLAGLLTLSDVFPTGHHAATKAGVNERTTVTVIGDGAVGLSAVLAAKRLGAERIILMGRHRARTDLGREFGATDVVSERGDEGIEKVRELTNGEGTHTVLECVGTKPAFEMGVGAVRPGGTISRVGVPQYEEGPIGPPLFRRNITVTGGVAPARHYIPELLDDVVEGRYHPGKVFDRTIGLEEVPEGYRAMADREALKVLVKP
- a CDS encoding EamA family transporter, translated to MGETKTLLRIGALALMWGSSFFWIKLGLGAFSPVQLVLARVALGAAVLIGLCYLGRDRLPSGRRIWGHLAVAAFFHNALPFLLFAWGELTVDSGITGVLNSTTPLWVLLAAPMLGTRTKMTAVRVAGLVVGLTGILLIFAPWEASGLLSWGALACLAAAASYGFAFVYEGKYLTGTGDSPMSLAGGQMLLATGFLLLAMPMGGFEPVHLSTGAIVAVVILGIGSTGIAFALNYQLLASEGAVAASIVGYLLPVVSVLLGAVFLAEPLNFRVIAGMVVVLGGVALTRLRPKERGTFATAPVVERPLAAAGDAAP
- a CDS encoding DUF4345 domain-containing protein, producing the protein MAPVLIGLVAVFFLGMGLLGLAAPRRLIQPFGIKLDSATARTEVRAVYGGFGVAIAVLLGFAAFDVGGIQRGAAIAVAVALAGMAFGRLVARFAERPERFYPSWLYFWVELVMAALLVVSVL
- a CDS encoding response regulator, translated to MTENQQTREPVKVFLVDDHALFRAGVRTELDSITDDVRVVGEAGSVAEAVAGIARTKPQVVLLDVHMPDGGGAEVLRRVRPELPDVVFLALSVSDAAEDVIAVIRAGARGYVTKTISSKELVRAVVRVSDGDAVFSPRLAGFVLDAFADRPGSAPISDPDLDLLTPRERDVLRLLARGYAYKEIASELFISVKTVETHVSSVLRKTQLSNRYELSRWASDRRLV
- the guaA gene encoding glutamine-hydrolyzing GMP synthase, translating into MPSPTGPVIVVDFGAQYAQLIARRVREAQVYSEVVPHTASAEDVLAKDPAAIILSGGPSSVYAENAPALAPGLVDAGVPILGICYGHQVLAQALGGTVEPTGIREFGRTEVRVAGEGGVLHAGLPNSQPAWMSHNDSVTKAPEGATVTASSDGAAVAGFEDVERRFAGVQYHPEVHHSPHGQEVLRRFLHDIAGIRPQWTTSSIVDDQVKRIAEQVGDGRAICGLSGGVDSAVAAALVQRAIGDRLTCVFVDHGLLRSGERTQVERDFVAATGVNLVTVDARERFLDALAGVTDPEEKRKIIGREFIRVFEQAERDLKAEGDYKFLVQGTLYPDVVESGGGEGAANIKSHHNVGGLPDDLQFELVEPLRLLFKDEVRRVGLELGLPETIVQRQPFPGPGLGIRIIGAVDAERLETLRAADAIAREELTAAGLDGEIWQCPVVLLADVRSVGVQGDGRTYGHPIVLRPVSSEDAMTADWTRLPYEVLERISTRITNEVAEVNRVVLDVTSKPPGTIEWE